A region of Solanum dulcamara chromosome 7, daSolDulc1.2, whole genome shotgun sequence DNA encodes the following proteins:
- the LOC129895246 gene encoding myb-related protein 340-like: METDMSFLSKSSSSSSSDDDIELRRGPWTIEEDKLLVHYITNHGEGRWNMLAKHAGLKRTGKSCRLRWLNYLKPDVKRGNLTPQEQLLILELHFKLGNRWSKIAQYLPGRTDNEIKNYWRTKVQKQARNLKIDSNSAAFQQMIRCLWIPRLLQKIQSFSVTPSIQSSQSTLQGFNLDKNNSSSSNDDNSNSCTSSSNSSRIYKSPNIISECPKILPREMGESDLNSFFKAHFPFDDNSYDMDNFGQLGTGNFNDVMDYDQMSGDQNKLNGDVISDSFWSNMDEFFYQKTGYEQL; this comes from the exons ATGGAAACAGACATGTCTTTCTTGTCTAAAAGTTCAAGTAGTAGCTCTAGTGATGATGATATTGAATTGAGGAGAGGTCCATGGACTATTGAAGAAGACAAACTCCTTGTCCATTACATTACTAATCATGGTGAAGGCCGATGGAATATGCTAGCGAAACATGCTG GACTGAAGAGAACAGGCAAGAGTTGCAGATTGAGATGGTTGAATTACCTTAAACCGGACGTTAAACGAGGAAATCTCACTCCACAAGAACAACTCCTGATTCTTGAACTTCATTTCAAGTTGGGCAacag ATGGTCAAAAATCGCGCAATATCTACCAGGAAGAACTGATAATGAAATAAAGAATTACTGGAGAACAAAGGTGCAGAAACAAGCTAGGAATCTAAAGATTGACTCGAATAGTGCAGCATTTCAACAAATGATTCGTTGTTTGTGGATACCGCGGCTTCTTCAGAAGATACAGAGCTTCTCTGTTACACCATCAATTCAGAGTTCACAATCAACCCTACAAGGTTTCAACTTGGACAAAaacaacagcagcagcagcaacgACGACAACAGCAATAGCTGTACATCGAGTTCAAATTCCTCGAGGATCTACAAATCTCCCAACATTATTTCAGAATGTCCCAAAATTCTACCACGCGAGATGGGCGAGTCTGACTTAAATTCATTCTTTAAGGCTCATTTTCCATTTGATGACAACAGTTATGATATGGATAATTTCGGACAATTAGGAACTGGAAACTTTAATGATGTAATGGATTATGATCAGATGAGTGGAGATCAAAACAAGCTGAATGGTGATGTTATATCTGACAGCTTTTGGAGCAATATGGATGAATTTTTCTACCAAAAAACAGGATATGAACAACTGTAA
- the LOC129893901 gene encoding uncharacterized mitochondrial protein AtMg00810-like: protein MHSYKGDLYEDVYMHMPQEFWYSQSTYDHSLFTKKVGVDIAIILVYVDDLLITGNTPELIEDAKRTLHAHFKVKDLGTLRYFLGIEVMRSEKGILLNQRKYSLELISEVGLSGARPASTPLEANHKLTIVDYDVHVGNKADLEVEDLVGYQKLIGKLIYLTITRPDICFAVQVLSQFMQRPKQSHLDAAMRVAACLSTRRSVTGYVVKLGGALLFWKSKKQQTFSRSSAEAEYRNMTMAVAELT, encoded by the exons ATGCATTCTTACAAAGGGGACTTATATGAAGATGTCTATATGCATATGCCACAAGAATTCT GGTATTCACAAAGTACATATGACCATTCTCTATTTACAAAGAAGGTAGGGGTGGACATTGCTATTATACTAGTGTATGTAGATGATTTGTTGATAACAGGTAACACACCTGAACTGATAGAAGATGCTAAAAGGACCTTGCATGCTCACTTCAAAGTTAAGGACTTAGGAACTTTGAGATACTTTCTTGGCATTGAAGTTATGAGGTCTGAGAAGGGAATACTCCTCAACCAAAGGAAGTATAGCTTGGAGTTAATTTCAGAAGTAGGACTCAGTGGAGCAAGGCCAGCTTCTACACCATTAGAAGCAAATCACAAGCTCACAATAGTGGATTATGATGTTCATGTAGGAAACAAAGCTGATCTTGAAGTAGAAGACTTGGTTGGGTATCAAAAATTGATTGGAAAATTAATCTACCTCACCATCACTAGGCCAGACATTTGTTTTGCTGTCCAGGTACTTAGTCAGTTCATGCAAAGGCCTAAACAATCTCATTTGGATGCAGCTATGAGGGTG GCAGCCTGTCTTAGCACCAGAAGGTCAGTCACAGGATATGTAGTGAAGTTAGGGGGTGCTCTTTTGTTCTGGAAATCAAAGAAGCAACAAACATTCAGTAGAAGCTCAGCTGAAGCAGAGTATAGGAATATGACGATGGCAGTGGCTGAACTGACTTAG
- the LOC129896774 gene encoding uncharacterized protein LOC129896774 isoform X1, with protein MPNWELKHCCKHEQVVFLATLGVCAVVILALWRTVLLLPFKLVTVFIHEASHAIACKLTCGHVEGIQVHADEGGTTQTRGGVYWFILPAGYLGSSFWGMVLVLASTKLLTARIAAGCLVVTLIVVLFVAKNWTLRGLCIGFVVFLAVVWILQETTKIKILRYIILFIGVMNSLFSVYDIYDDLISRRVNSSDAEKFAEVCPCPCTGVGWGVIWENHFQGTHFFLVSLWSHISWFGDLVLRYACFRPFITIFYDFSLVSCYSYITCFSDGLV; from the exons ATGCCAAATTGGGAGCTGAAGCATTGTTGCAAGCATGAACAAGTCGTTTTTCTCGCCACTCTCGGCGTTTGTGCTGTTGTCATTCTTGCT CTATGGAGGACAGTGCTGCTACTACCTTTCAAGCTCGTTACTGTCTTTATTCATGAAGCTAGTCACGCTATAGCTTGCAAACTTACTTGCGGCCAT GTTGAGGGAATACAGGTTCATGCTGACGAAGGTGGCACTACACAAACGCGTGGAGGTGTATATTGGTTCATCTTGCCAGCTGGAT ATCTTGGTTCATCATTTTGGGGAATGGTTTTAGTGCTTGCGTCCACCAAGCTCCTTACAGCAAGAATTGCAGCAGGATGTTTAGTGGTCACTCTAATTGTTGTTCTTTTTGTGGCTAAAAAT TGGACACTCCGGGGCCTTTGTATAG GATTTGTTGTCTTCCTTGCTGTTGTATGGATTCTGCAAGAAACAACAAAGATAAAAATTCTGCGGtacatcattttgttcattg GTGTAATGAACAGCTTATTTTCTGTATATG ATATATACGATGATCTGATATCACGAAGAGTTAACTCCAGTGATGCTGAGAAGTTTGCTGAAGTGTGTCCCTGTCCTTGTACTGGTGTTGGCTGGGGAGTCATCTG GGAAAATCACTTTCAGGGGACTCATTTCTTTCTTGTTTCTCTGTGGAGCCACATATCTTGGTTTGGTGATCTTGTCCTGAGGTACGCCTGCTTTAGACCGTTCATTacaattttttatgattttagtCTAGTTTCATGCTACTCATATATAACTTGTTTTAGTGATGGCCTAGTTTAG
- the LOC129896774 gene encoding uncharacterized protein LOC129896774 isoform X2 — protein sequence MPNWELKHCCKHEQVVFLATLGVCAVVILALWRTVLLLPFKLVTVFIHEASHAIACKLTCGHVEGIQVHADEGGTTQTRGGVYWFILPAGYLGSSFWGMVLVLASTKLLTARIAAGCLVVTLIVVLFVAKNWTLRGLCIGFVVFLAVVWILQETTKIKILRYIILFIGVMNSLFSVYDIYDDLISRRVNSSDAEKFAEVCPCPCTGVGWGVIWENHFQGTHFFLVSLWSHISWFGDLVLRLRGWILDINQGMSTHTTFKSIRLPLLWLAP from the exons ATGCCAAATTGGGAGCTGAAGCATTGTTGCAAGCATGAACAAGTCGTTTTTCTCGCCACTCTCGGCGTTTGTGCTGTTGTCATTCTTGCT CTATGGAGGACAGTGCTGCTACTACCTTTCAAGCTCGTTACTGTCTTTATTCATGAAGCTAGTCACGCTATAGCTTGCAAACTTACTTGCGGCCAT GTTGAGGGAATACAGGTTCATGCTGACGAAGGTGGCACTACACAAACGCGTGGAGGTGTATATTGGTTCATCTTGCCAGCTGGAT ATCTTGGTTCATCATTTTGGGGAATGGTTTTAGTGCTTGCGTCCACCAAGCTCCTTACAGCAAGAATTGCAGCAGGATGTTTAGTGGTCACTCTAATTGTTGTTCTTTTTGTGGCTAAAAAT TGGACACTCCGGGGCCTTTGTATAG GATTTGTTGTCTTCCTTGCTGTTGTATGGATTCTGCAAGAAACAACAAAGATAAAAATTCTGCGGtacatcattttgttcattg GTGTAATGAACAGCTTATTTTCTGTATATG ATATATACGATGATCTGATATCACGAAGAGTTAACTCCAGTGATGCTGAGAAGTTTGCTGAAGTGTGTCCCTGTCCTTGTACTGGTGTTGGCTGGGGAGTCATCTG GGAAAATCACTTTCAGGGGACTCATTTCTTTCTTGTTTCTCTGTGGAGCCACATATCTTGGTTTGGTGATCTTGTCCTGAG GCTGAGGGGCTGGATACTTGACATAAATCAAGGGATGTCCACTCATACAACGTTCAAGAGCATTCGTTTACCCTTACTTTGGTTGGCTCCTTAA
- the LOC129896775 gene encoding 40S ribosomal protein S7 encodes MYTSKQKIHKDKDAEPSEFEVSVGQALFDLENTNQELKSELKDLYINSAVQIDVSGNRKAVVIHVPYRLRKAFRKVHVRLVRELEKKFSGKDVIFIATRRIVRPPKRGSAAQRPRTRTLTSVHDAMLEDLVVPAEIVGKRTRYRVDGSKIMKVYLDPKERNNTEYKLETFSAVYRKLSGKDVVFEFPITEA; translated from the exons ATGTACACATCAAAGCAAAAGATTCACAAAGACAAAGATGCTGAACCATCTGAATTCGAGGTGTCTGTTGGACAG GCTCTATTTGATTTGGAAAACACCAACCAAGAGCTGAAAAGTGAATTGAAGGATCTATACATCAATTCAGCAGT TCAAATTGATGTCTCAGGAAATAGAAAAGCTGTTGTTATTCACGTGCCCTACAGGCTGAGGAAAGCTTTCCGCAAGGTCCATGTCCGGCTTGTTAGGGAGCTGGAGAAGAAATTCAGTGGAAAG GATGTGATCTTCATTGCCACCAGGAGGATAGTGAGGCCCCCAAAGAGAGGCTCTGCTGCTCAGCGGCCCCGCACCAGGACTCTCACTTCTGTCCATGATGCAATGTTGGAGGATTTGGTTGTACCGGCAGAGATTGTCGGGAAGCGAACTAGATATCGCGTTGATGGATCCAAGATAATGAAG GTCTACTTGGACCCCAAGGAACGTAATAACACCGAGTACAAGCTGGAGACCTTCTCTGCAGTTTACCGGAAGCTTTCAGGCAAAGATGTTGTGTTCGAGTTCCCCATCACTGAGgcttaa
- the LOC129896774 gene encoding uncharacterized protein LOC129896774 isoform X3: MPNWELKHCCKHEQVVFLATLGVCAVVILALWRTVLLLPFKLVTVFIHEASHAIACKLTCGHVEGIQVHADEGGTTQTRGGVYWFILPAGYLGSSFWGMVLVLASTKLLTARIAAGCLVVTLIVVLFVAKNWTLRGLCIGFVVFLAVVWILQETTKIKILRYIILFIGVMNSLFSVYDIYDDLISRRVNSSDAEKFAEVCPCPCTGVGWGVIWGLISFLFLCGATYLGLVILS; encoded by the exons ATGCCAAATTGGGAGCTGAAGCATTGTTGCAAGCATGAACAAGTCGTTTTTCTCGCCACTCTCGGCGTTTGTGCTGTTGTCATTCTTGCT CTATGGAGGACAGTGCTGCTACTACCTTTCAAGCTCGTTACTGTCTTTATTCATGAAGCTAGTCACGCTATAGCTTGCAAACTTACTTGCGGCCAT GTTGAGGGAATACAGGTTCATGCTGACGAAGGTGGCACTACACAAACGCGTGGAGGTGTATATTGGTTCATCTTGCCAGCTGGAT ATCTTGGTTCATCATTTTGGGGAATGGTTTTAGTGCTTGCGTCCACCAAGCTCCTTACAGCAAGAATTGCAGCAGGATGTTTAGTGGTCACTCTAATTGTTGTTCTTTTTGTGGCTAAAAAT TGGACACTCCGGGGCCTTTGTATAG GATTTGTTGTCTTCCTTGCTGTTGTATGGATTCTGCAAGAAACAACAAAGATAAAAATTCTGCGGtacatcattttgttcattg GTGTAATGAACAGCTTATTTTCTGTATATG ATATATACGATGATCTGATATCACGAAGAGTTAACTCCAGTGATGCTGAGAAGTTTGCTGAAGTGTGTCCCTGTCCTTGTACTGGTGTTGGCTGGGGAGTCATCTG GGGACTCATTTCTTTCTTGTTTCTCTGTGGAGCCACATATCTTGGTTTGGTGATCTTGTCCTGA
- the LOC129896773 gene encoding cysteine-rich receptor-like protein kinase 43, with the protein MHSSLVLLLSMGFLSSFCSCFEKRLKRRGGDEADDNGEESFDLFYELRALQIATNFFSDLNQLGHGGFGPVYKGLMPNGQEVAVKKLSVDSRQGIKEFTNEVKLLLKIQHKNLVVLFGCCIEGPAKMLVYEYLPNKSLDCFLFAKEKSPSLDWTKRFQIVTGIARGLLYLHEEAPVRIIHRDIKAGNILLDEQLNPKISDFGLARLFPEDGTHVNTFKISGTYGYMAPEYALHGYLSVKADVFSFGVLVLEIVSGRKNSDGLLGPHKADLLSYAWRLFQESRTLELVDSSLQNYDADEAAMCIQLGLLCCQSTVSDRPDMNSVNLTLSSDSFTLPRPGKPATQGRISRWTTDSSSASTKNTTNASSTLTGVTNATSTTRASGGSSLVEDFSRNSISCSSINEGR; encoded by the exons ATGCATTCTTCCTTGGTGTTACTGCTTTCTATGGGATTCCTCTCCAGTTTCTGCAGTTGTTTCGAGAAACGTCTGAAACGCCGCGGCGGAGACGAAGCCGATGACAATGGAGAAGAGTCGTTTGATTTGTTCTATGAGCTCCGCGCTTTGCAAATTGCTACTAACTTCTTCTCCGATCTTAATCAGCTTGGTCACGGTGGGTTTGGACCCGTTTACAAG GGACTGATGCCAAATGGTCAGGAAGTTGCTGTAAAGAAGTTATCCGTAGATTCAAGACAGGGAATAAAAGAATTTACTAATGAGGTGAAACTATTATTGAAAATTCAGCACAAAAATCTGGTAGTTTTGTTCGGATGTTGCATAGAAGGACCTGCAAAGATGCTTGTGTATGAGTATCTGCCAAATAAAAGCCTTGACTGCTTCCTCTTTG CTAAGGAGAAGTCTCCATCTTTGGATTGGACGAAGAGATTCCAAATAGTTACTGGTATTGCAAGAGGCCTTCTCTATTTGCATGAAGAAGCCCCTGTAAGAATCATACATAGAGACATTAAGGCCGGTAATATATTGCTGGACGAGCAATTAAATCCAAAGATCTCAGACTTCGGTCTGGCTAGGCTGTTTCCAGAGGATGGCACTCATGTAAATACATTTAAAATCTCTGGTACATA TGGTTATATGGCTCCGGAGTATGCATTGCATGGTTATTTGTCTGTTAAGGCAGATGTGTTTAGCTTTGGTGTTTTGGTATTGGAAATCGTGAGTGGAAGGAAGAACAGTGATGGGCTGCTTGGTCCTCATAAGGCTGACCTCTTAAGCTAT GCATGGAGGCTGTTTCAAGAAAGTAGGACTTTGGAGCTGGTTGATTCCAGCCTACAAAACTATGATGCTGATGAAGCAGCAATGTGTATTCAGTTGGGATTACTGTGCTGTCAATCTACTGTTTCAGATAGACCAGATATGAACTCTGTTAATCTCACGCTTTCAAGTGATTCATTTACTCTACCAAGACCTGGGAAACCTGCAACGCAAGGCCGTATAAGCAGATGGACAACTGATAGTTCTAGTGCCTCTACCAAAAATACTACTAATGCTAGTAGTACATTAACTGGCGTCACAAATGCTACTAGTACTACTAGGGCTTCCGGAGGCAGTAGTTTAGTTGAGGATTTTTCTAGAAATTCAATCTCATGTTCTTCTATAAACGAAGGTAGGTAA